The nucleotide sequence TAGCGGAACACCACGAAACAAGAGGCATCTTCCACCGAACGATAGGTGCTTGTCAAACCCTTCCGGTGTTGCCTTGTAAGGTCTGAGGCGATCGCTATCGAAAAGAGCACAAATTCACCTCCAGATGACCGGGCGGAACAATCGCCACCATGTACTCCGGGGTTTCGATCCAATGCCCCCATTGCGGTAGACTCTCCAACAGAGGTTGATCCAGCGGAATCTTACGATCGGGTAGGTCGAACAAAACCTCTTGCAGCAGGCTCATTGGCAGGGAAGGGAAGAAGTTTTTTCCATCATCTCGTTATCCGATAACCTCCGCAAGAATCTAAAAGACAGCGATCGCCTAAAATCAGTAAGTTCATTCTAATTTGTGTATTAAGTGAATCGTTAATGATGTTGAGAGCGATCGCCCCTGACCTTTGGGTTGCTGAACAGCCTTTGAAATACTTTGGTTTGGAAGTTGGAACGAGAATGACGGTAATTCGCTTAAATCAAGACCGATTAGTGATCATCGCACCCATACAACTTCAAGATGACATGATTGATCAGATAAACCAGCTAGGAAATGTGAGTGACATTATTGCACCAAATCTATATCATCATTTGTTCCTTAATCAGTGCAAACAGAGATATCCAAACGCAACACTTTGGGCAACATCTGGCTTACAAGATAAATGCCCTGATTTGTGGATTGATCAAGTTCTCAGCGACCATACTATCAAATCATTTAATGGGCTTGAAGCAGCACAAGTAGCTGGATTTAATACCTTTGATATTAAGGGATACATGCCATTGAATGAATGGGTATTCTTCCACGCCAAAAGCCGAACACTCATCATTACTGATCTGGCATTTCATTTCGATCGCCAGAGTTCACCATCTGCCCAATTAATTTCCAAAGTCTTGGGTGGCTATCAGCAACTTCGTCCATCACTTTTAGAGAAAATT is from Oscillatoria sp. FACHB-1407 and encodes:
- a CDS encoding DUF4336 domain-containing protein, producing MLRAIAPDLWVAEQPLKYFGLEVGTRMTVIRLNQDRLVIIAPIQLQDDMIDQINQLGNVSDIIAPNLYHHLFLNQCKQRYPNATLWATSGLQDKCPDLWIDQVLSDHTIKSFNGLEAAQVAGFNTFDIKGYMPLNEWVFFHAKSRTLIITDLAFHFDRQSSPSAQLISKVLGGYQQLRPSLLEKIATRDKEQVRQSLQPILAWDFERVIMAHGSIIEQDGKRLFQRGYEWFLNER